GCTTAAATGCACAGGCTGAAATCCGGAACGCCGTGTCGAAAAGCAAAACACTGTGAGAAACGGGGGAAAATAACAGGAAAACACTAGCTTATTACGGCTTTTAAGTGTTGCATTTGAGTGTTTCAACACATCCACGCCACAGGAAAGGAACGTATAAAGAATACACTCTCATTAGAGAGCTCTGTAATAATGAGTAAATGGGattgaaacaacaacaaaaaagaagaagcagATAGATGGCTTGTTTCACTTCATTACAGAGAGGCGGGTGGGAAGGGGAgcggggggagggagagagagggcgagatgAGGGAGGATGGGGAGCAACTCAACTGTGCTTCATTTAAACCCCAGTTGAAGCCCAGCCCCTTTTGAATATGAAAATGTCTTAGACACTGTGAAAAATcatgcaaaagagagagagatacaaagagaaaacagaaaaagagaaagtgagagagggggagagagagagagagagagagagagagcagaatagcagcaggaggagaaggaggagggagTGGAGTGAGCTAGACAGCGAGCAACTGAGTGAGcaagcaagagagcgagagtgagtgagcaactgagagagagagagcgagctggGCTGAATTGTGAGTGGCTTACGACACTCAGTGAACAGAAGGTGTTTCTGCATGCACTGGCAGCGCACTAGTCTGCTGCAAGGGCTCtagctctgctctctctttttctctctctctgtctctctctctctctctctctctactccccaCACACCAGCCCTGCCTTCAGCCTCTATGCCTCAGCATCTCCGCACGGCAACAGCCTCCTCAGCTCACAGGAAATGAGCGGCACCCAAAAGAAAGCTCGCTGGAAACCAGGCTACTAGCGGACACGCCACTTCAGGataccaaaaaagaaaaagaaaaaaaaacaaccaagtGTGCATGTCGGGGTGGCAAGCGTTCAGCTCAGACGTATCTGAGGAAGCTGTCCTCCAAGAGAACGACGACCAGCAAAACTGGATATAAACAGTGCAGGTCAGCGGCTGCTTCAAGAGATGGACGTTAATTTGTACCAGTAGTTCCAAAAGAGTCTTCagcacaaataataaaaaaaagagttgGAGTGGATTTGCCCTCTTTGCGAGTGTGTGCTTTTTCCCCTCTTCTCCTCTTGCTCTGATCAGCGCAGCAGCCACTGCGGAGAAGCAGGAGAGGGAGGACAGTGCTCACGCATGCAGTCTGGGCAGCTTGCATTTCCTGCGAGCACACTGAATGCCACTTGGATTCCTCCTCTTTCTGGCTCTTTTCACGCGAGGAGAACTAAGACATTGTAAGTCTGCCAGGATCTGGTGGCCGCTGAAAAGGAGGGGGGGGATGAATTTGTACCACACTGGGATCTTTTTTAGATTCGCACATAATTAGTGGCGGCACAAAAGGAGCAGCTGAATAGAGGTTGTCAGCCTCTGGAAAGGGGTGAGTAGGAATCCTTTCATATGAGATTGGTTTTGGAAGaacgcttttttttttacctcttaTCTCTTCTTTCACTCCCCGATATCTAACATGAACGAAGTGACTTGCCATTTCCCCCCTCTCAAATCTTGCTTTTTTAACGTGACTGGATTTTCTTAGACTCTGAGAAATAAATCACAAATCATCATCaggcaaaacacattaaaaaaaagaaaagaaaatgacacaaaactgAGCATTTTTGGCCTGGGGAGTTACAAAATCATGGCGTCCAAAACGAGAGGAATCTGAACGATTCAATGAACTTTTTCTCCACGACACTGCGGGATATTCATGCTAATGGATTTCCTCCTAATTGGTCTGTACTTAAAGTGGCCGCTAAAGAAGCCCCCTGGGTTGATACTTTGCTCTCTGGGcatctttctgaaaatggttcccCTGGTGGGGGGGAGCTGTCCAAGGCTGTGCCGCTGCGACAGCAAGCTGCTGTACTGTGAGGGGCTCAACCTGACGGATGTCCCCCGCAACCTAAGCAGCGCCACAGGCTTATCCCTGCGGGAGAACAACATCTCAGAGTTGCGTGAGGGACAATTTGTTGGCCTGTCGCAGCTCACCTGGCTCTACCTGGATCATAACAACATTGAATTTGTCGAGGAGAGCGCCTTTGAAAGGCTGCGGCGGGTCAAGGAGCTTGACCTCAGCACCAACCGGATAGAGAACCTGTCCAATGGGACTTTCAGACCTCTGCCCAACTTGCGTATCTTGGATTTATCCTACAACAGGCTGCAGTCACTGGAGCCAGACCTTTTCCACGGCCTTAGGAAGCTTACCAATTTGCACTTGCGCTACAATGCCCTGAAGTTTGTGCCTGTGCGAATCTTCCAGGACTGCAGGAGCATGCAGTTTCTGGACCTGGGCTACAACCAGCTGCAGAGCCTGGCACGCAACTCATTTGCTGGGCTCTTCAAGCTGACTGAGCTGCATCTGGAGCACAACGAGCTGGTCAAAGTCAACCTGGCCCACTTTCCCCGTCTCATTGCCCTTCGCACACTCTACATGCGTAATAACAAGGCTACCATTGTTGTCAGCACCTTGGACTGGACCTGGCACTTCCTGGAGAAGATTGACTTCTCCAACAACGCAATTGAGTACATGGAGCCACATGTCTTTGAAAGTGTGCCCAACCTCAAGGAGCTCATGCTGGACTCCAACAAGCTAACCTATGTGGACCAGCGCATCTTGGACTCTTGGACATCCCTAAGCAGCATCACTTTGTCTGGGAATGAGTGGGAGTGCAGCCGCAATGTCTGTGCCCTGGCGTCCTGGCTGAGTGGCTTCCAGGGCCAACGTGATAGCGCTTTGCTGTGTGCAAGCCCGGACACGGCCCAGGGTGAGGACATTCTGGACGCTGTCTATGCCTTCCAGCTGTGCGAGGATAATGTAGAAGCCACCACGCAGACCTACGCAGCCACTAGAGACCTCGCCCGAGGCTCCATTTTCAAAGGGCCCACTAGAGGTCCATATGACCTACAGGATGTGGAGGGTGGTGAGGTAGTCACCAACTCCTTTACAGTGACCATGGCTGCAGATGACCTGGAGAGTACCATGCAGATCCATAAGGTGGTGACGG
This Pygocentrus nattereri isolate fPygNat1 chromosome 22, fPygNat1.pri, whole genome shotgun sequence DNA region includes the following protein-coding sequences:
- the lrrtm1 gene encoding leucine-rich repeat transmembrane neuronal protein 1, producing MLMDFLLIGLYLKWPLKKPPGLILCSLGIFLKMVPLVGGSCPRLCRCDSKLLYCEGLNLTDVPRNLSSATGLSLRENNISELREGQFVGLSQLTWLYLDHNNIEFVEESAFERLRRVKELDLSTNRIENLSNGTFRPLPNLRILDLSYNRLQSLEPDLFHGLRKLTNLHLRYNALKFVPVRIFQDCRSMQFLDLGYNQLQSLARNSFAGLFKLTELHLEHNELVKVNLAHFPRLIALRTLYMRNNKATIVVSTLDWTWHFLEKIDFSNNAIEYMEPHVFESVPNLKELMLDSNKLTYVDQRILDSWTSLSSITLSGNEWECSRNVCALASWLSGFQGQRDSALLCASPDTAQGEDILDAVYAFQLCEDNVEATTQTYAATRDLARGSIFKGPTRGPYDLQDVEGGEVVTNSFTVTMAADDLESTMQIHKVVTGTMALIFSFLIVVLMLYVSWKCFPAGVRQVRQCFSSQRRKQKQKQTMQQMATMSTPEYYVDYKPNHIEGALVIINEYGSCTCQQQASRECEV